Proteins encoded together in one Roseibacterium elongatum DSM 19469 window:
- a CDS encoding glycosyltransferase: protein MIDPSPHRAGDTVASTLAGPCWALAVCVDANLIWQAVFFLQRSRANDPAGRLAHYLYCSDPVAPVYRDILGPDVTIVEVADDSPGFADVGYLPYVTAATMLRFKALQDLTQRYDRVVYSDVDIYQRRGSFLELDGLAWGDLAVAGVRDVSGWAGSRHARTADRKVLPAHARDKYLNAGVLVVHSANFRSRDIANRCLSFIAANPEDCALADQTALNCVLDGAWLELSPSWNWQTAKGHGALCKTRNPRFVHFTGPRKPWADKTRLHDEIYATAMAEFLRAHALSEPLAALEAALAVGGREKRLVEKQADPDGKLAKLLADGTAYFDRSDFADIAAGVAPYGDTIGGLPTPPGPAGPEPAPAAISIHDQNKGAPRMTLTQLAAKYDSDKGFVKEAHGYTWLYDMLFFPYRNQPVRLLEMGLQIGGPEQGHSPDRETTALPSVSMWLEFFESAHITGLDISDFSWFENENFQFVRCDMDARENIAKAAEAFAAPFDIIIDDASHASPHQHFGLLETWRFLKPGGLYIIEDLHWQPRRFERKGFPKTANMIKEFQETRSFKHGHPEIQDDLNAIAPEIGFAYTFPERFRPEGRPKVAVLQKTF, encoded by the coding sequence TTGATCGACCCGTCCCCACACCGCGCAGGCGATACGGTCGCCTCAACCTTGGCCGGGCCATGTTGGGCCCTTGCCGTCTGCGTCGACGCGAACCTGATCTGGCAGGCCGTTTTCTTCCTGCAGCGCTCGCGTGCAAACGACCCGGCGGGGCGTCTGGCGCATTACCTCTATTGCAGCGATCCCGTCGCGCCGGTCTATCGCGACATCCTCGGGCCGGATGTGACAATCGTCGAGGTCGCGGACGACAGCCCCGGCTTTGCCGACGTCGGCTACCTGCCGTATGTCACGGCCGCGACCATGCTGCGGTTTAAGGCCCTGCAGGACCTGACGCAGCGTTACGACCGCGTCGTCTACAGTGATGTGGATATCTATCAACGCCGCGGCAGCTTTCTGGAACTCGACGGGCTGGCATGGGGCGATCTGGCGGTGGCCGGGGTGCGGGACGTATCCGGCTGGGCCGGGTCGCGCCATGCCCGGACCGCCGATCGCAAGGTGTTGCCCGCGCACGCGCGCGACAAATACCTCAACGCCGGGGTTCTCGTGGTGCACAGCGCCAACTTTCGCAGCCGGGATATCGCGAACCGCTGCCTGTCCTTCATCGCGGCCAATCCCGAGGATTGCGCGCTGGCCGACCAGACGGCGCTCAACTGTGTCCTCGATGGGGCATGGCTGGAGCTGTCGCCCAGTTGGAACTGGCAGACCGCCAAGGGCCATGGCGCCCTGTGCAAGACGCGTAATCCGCGTTTCGTGCATTTCACGGGCCCCAGAAAACCCTGGGCCGACAAGACACGCCTCCATGACGAGATCTACGCCACCGCGATGGCCGAGTTCCTGCGCGCCCATGCGCTCAGCGAACCGCTTGCCGCCCTCGAGGCGGCGCTTGCCGTTGGCGGTCGGGAAAAGCGCCTTGTGGAAAAACAGGCAGATCCCGACGGAAAACTGGCGAAACTGCTGGCCGACGGCACGGCCTATTTCGACCGATCCGATTTCGCCGATATCGCCGCGGGCGTCGCCCCCTACGGCGACACGATCGGCGGTCTGCCGACCCCGCCCGGTCCGGCCGGTCCGGAACCGGCCCCCGCCGCCATTTCAATCCACGACCAGAACAAAGGTGCCCCCCGCATGACGCTGACCCAACTGGCCGCCAAATACGACTCCGACAAGGGCTTCGTCAAAGAGGCGCATGGATACACATGGCTTTACGACATGCTGTTCTTTCCCTATCGGAACCAGCCCGTGCGGCTGCTGGAGATGGGCTTGCAGATCGGCGGCCCCGAGCAGGGCCACAGCCCCGACCGGGAAACCACCGCCCTACCCTCGGTCAGCATGTGGCTCGAGTTTTTCGAGAGCGCGCATATCACGGGCCTCGACATCTCGGATTTCTCGTGGTTCGAGAACGAGAATTTCCAGTTCGTGCGGTGCGATATGGATGCGCGCGAAAACATCGCCAAGGCGGCCGAGGCCTTTGCCGCGCCGTTCGACATCATCATCGACGATGCGTCGCATGCCTCGCCGCATCAGCATTTCGGCCTTCTCGAGACCTGGCGGTTTCTCAAGCCCGGCGGCCTCTACATCATCGAGGATCTGCACTGGCAGCCCCGCCGCTTCGAGCGCAAGGGCTTTCCCAAGACCGCGAACATGATCAAGGAGTTTCAGGAGACGCGCAGTTTCAAGCATGGCCACCCCGAAATCCAGGACGATCTGAACGCCATCGCCCCCGAGATCGGCTTTGCCTATACCTTTCCCGAGCGGTTCCGTCCCGAAGGACGCCCCAAGGTGGCCGTCCTGCAAAAGACGTTCTGA
- a CDS encoding SAM-dependent methyltransferase yields MPAILGQRRVPKREKDHDPTGPIPDPWQGRRVMSALGTNAEAAAAYYDHGDVAAFYRRLWGGADIHIGLYDRDDVSVAEASRAMTGHLLDLAGFGRGSRVLDIACGYGGTLVALARRGCVAQGLDISTLCVTTARKTLAAAGLAEQVAVELGDFHALPCSDAAFDGAICQESLIHSNDRPRVFAEVFRVLRPGGTFAFFRYPDRRRRAARSGRGGLRPPRGRGGCDAADLSRHGRTGRVRDPTRRGTARRYRRPLRPAGRSAGR; encoded by the coding sequence ATGCCGGCGATACTTGGCCAAAGGCGCGTCCCCAAGAGGGAGAAAGACCATGACCCGACAGGGCCAATCCCCGATCCGTGGCAGGGGCGGCGCGTCATGAGCGCGTTAGGCACCAACGCCGAGGCCGCGGCGGCCTATTACGACCACGGCGATGTGGCGGCGTTCTATCGGCGCCTTTGGGGGGGCGCCGACATTCACATCGGGCTTTATGATCGCGATGATGTCAGCGTGGCCGAGGCATCGCGCGCGATGACGGGGCATCTGCTCGACCTCGCCGGGTTCGGCCGCGGATCTCGGGTGCTCGATATCGCCTGTGGCTATGGCGGCACTCTGGTCGCGCTGGCCCGGCGCGGGTGCGTTGCGCAGGGTCTCGACATCTCGACCTTGTGTGTGACGACGGCGCGCAAGACACTTGCCGCGGCGGGGCTTGCGGAACAGGTCGCCGTCGAACTGGGCGATTTTCACGCCCTGCCATGTTCCGACGCGGCGTTCGATGGCGCGATCTGTCAGGAATCGCTGATCCATTCCAACGACCGCCCACGCGTCTTCGCCGAGGTGTTCCGGGTGCTGCGCCCGGGCGGGACATTCGCCTTTTTCCGATATCCTGACCGGCGCAGGCGCGCGGCGCGATCTGGTCGAGGCGGCCTTCGCCCGCCTCGGGGCCGAGGCGGGTGCGACGCCGCAGACCTATCGCGACATGGCCGAACGGGCCGGGTTCGAGATCCGACACGCCGAGGAACGGCCAGGCGATATCGCCGCCCATTACGACCGGCTGGCCGATCTGCTGGGCGATAA
- a CDS encoding ABC transporter ATP-binding protein: protein MAPILEIRDLAKSFGAVDVLKDIDISIEKGDFLVLVGPSGCGKSTLLNCIAGLEPITAGTIAIDGRDMTDVPPKDRDIAMVFQSYALYPTMSVARNITFGMRVRGVDKATQDRKLAEVARLLQIEPLLDRRPKQLSGGQRQRVAMGRALVRDPKLFLFDEPLSNLDAKLRVEMRAEIRKLHQSLGATMVYVTHDQIEAMTLATKIAVLKDGIIHQIGSPTEIYNRPADMFVADFMGSPSMNLIPARATRNGSGTRIEIARPDAAPLTLHETRPIDLPESVVVGLRPEDIAELGARTGPYVQSSRCRIDFVEPSGADTYVLTKLGGVDVMGRFHAETHAEAGVDMDFAFDLEKVSYFDPVTEARVT, encoded by the coding sequence ATGGCCCCCATTCTCGAAATCCGCGATCTGGCCAAAAGCTTCGGGGCGGTCGACGTGCTCAAGGACATCGACATCAGCATCGAGAAGGGTGATTTCCTCGTGCTCGTTGGCCCCTCGGGTTGCGGGAAATCGACCCTGTTGAATTGCATTGCGGGGCTCGAGCCCATCACCGCCGGCACCATCGCGATCGACGGCCGCGACATGACCGATGTGCCGCCCAAGGATCGCGACATCGCCATGGTGTTCCAGTCCTACGCGCTCTATCCCACGATGAGCGTGGCCAGGAACATCACCTTCGGGATGCGCGTGCGGGGCGTGGACAAGGCCACCCAGGACCGCAAGCTGGCCGAGGTTGCGCGGCTGTTGCAGATCGAGCCCTTGCTCGACCGCCGACCCAAGCAGCTGTCGGGCGGGCAGCGCCAGCGCGTCGCGATGGGCCGCGCCCTGGTGCGCGACCCCAAGCTGTTCCTGTTCGACGAACCGCTATCGAACCTGGATGCCAAGCTGCGGGTCGAGATGCGCGCGGAAATACGCAAGTTGCACCAGTCGCTCGGCGCGACGATGGTTTATGTCACCCATGACCAGATCGAGGCCATGACGCTGGCCACCAAGATCGCGGTCCTGAAGGACGGGATCATCCATCAGATCGGCAGCCCGACCGAGATCTACAATCGTCCCGCCGACATGTTCGTGGCCGATTTCATGGGCTCGCCGTCGATGAACCTCATTCCGGCCCGCGCCACCAGGAACGGCAGCGGCACCCGGATCGAGATCGCCCGCCCCGATGCCGCGCCGCTGACCCTGCACGAAACCCGGCCCATCGATCTGCCCGAGAGTGTCGTGGTGGGCCTGCGCCCCGAGGATATCGCCGAGCTCGGCGCCCGCACGGGGCCCTATGTGCAATCCAGCCGCTGCCGGATCGATTTCGTCGAACCGTCCGGGGCCGATACCTACGTCCTGACGAAGCTGGGTGGGGTGGATGTGATGGGCCGGTTTCATGCCGAAACCCATGCCGAGGCGGGGGTGGACATGGACTTTGCCTTCGATCTGGAAAAGGTGTCGTATTTCGACCCGGTGACCGAGGCCCGCGTGACCTGA